From Camelina sativa cultivar DH55 chromosome 7, Cs, whole genome shotgun sequence, one genomic window encodes:
- the LOC104700498 gene encoding probable protein phosphatase 2C 25, producing MSCSVAVCNSPVFSPSSSLFCNKPSLILSSPQESSLSLTLSHLKPQTSSPSSPSSTAAVSSPKSPFRLRFQKPPTTGFGPVPPLAFGSDSVSAASQSSSPPGGALKRKRPTRLDIPIGTAGFVAPSAKGVVATTPREERSEVERDGDGYSVYCKRGRREAMEDRFSAITNLHGDRKQAIFGVYDGHGGVKAAEFAAKNLDKNVVEEIGVKRDESEIADAVKRGYLMTDAAFLKEKDVKGGSCCVTALVREGSLVVANAGDCRAVMSVGGVAKALSSDHRPSRDDEKKRIETTGGYVDTFHGVWRIQGSLAVSRGIGDAQLKKWVIAEPETKVSRIEQDHEFLILASDGLWDKVSNQEAVDIARPLCLGNEKPLLLEACKKLVDLSASRGSSDDISVMLIPLHQFM from the exons ATGTCTTGCTCTGTCGCTGTGTGTAACTCACCGGTCTTTTCACCGTCATCTTCTCTATTCTGTAACAAACCTTCTTTGATCCTCTCTTCGCCGCAagaatcatctctctctctaactctctctcatCTCAAACCTCAAacctcttctccttcgtctccTTCTTCAACCGCCGCCGTTTCTTCTCCTAAATCTCCGTTTCGTCTCCGGTTCCAAAAACCTCCGACCACCGGATTCGGTCCTGTTCCTCCGTTAGCTTTCGGATCTGACTCTGTTTCCGCTGCAAGCCAGTCGTCGTCTCCTCCGGGAGGGGCTTTGAAAAGGAAAAGACCGACGAGGCTTGATATACCGATTGGTACTGCTGGATTCGTAGCTCCGTCGGCGAAGGGTGTGGTTGCGACGACGCCGAGGGAGGAGCGTAGTGAGGTTGAGAGGGATGGTGATGGCTACTCTGTTTATTGTAAGAGAGGACGAAGAGAAGCTATGGAGGATCGTTTCTCTGCTATCACTAATCTTCATGGAGATCGCAAACAG gCGATATTTGGAGTATATGATGGTCATGGAGGAGTTAAGGCGGCTGAGTTTGCAGCTAAGAACTTAGATAAGAACGTTGTAGAAGAGATAGGTGTTAAGAGAGACGAGTCTGAGATAGCTGATGCTGTGAAACGTGGTTACCTTATGACTGACGCTGCGTTTCTTAAGGAGAAAGATGTTAAAGGTGGTTCTTGCTGTGTCACGGCTCTAGTTAGAGAGGGTAGCCTTGTGGTGGCTAATGCTGGTGACTGTCGTGCTGTTATGAGTGTAGGAGGTGTGGCTAAGGCGCTTTCTTCTGATCACCGTCCGTCTAGAGACgatgaaaagaagagaatcgAAACCACGGGTGGTTATGTTGATACGTTTCACGGTGTTTGGAGAATTCAGGGATCTTTAGCTGTGTCGAGAGGAATTGGAGATGCTCAGCTTAAGAAGTGGGTTATTGCCGAGCCAGAGACGAAGGTTTCGAGGATTGAGCAGGACCATGAGTTTTTGATCTTGGCGTCTGATGGTTTATGGGACAAAGTGAGTAACCAAGAAGCCGTTGATATTGCTCGTCCTTTGTGTTTAGGAAACGAGAAGCCGTTGTTGTTGGAGGCTTGTAAGAAGCTTGTCGATCTCTCGGCTTCACGAGGCTCGTCGGATGATATTAGTGTGATGTTGATCCCTTTGCACCAGTTCAtgtag